The region CAAGGCAATATTTCAGGGCACGGCGGTAATCTCCGACAGTTCTATAGTATGCAGCCAAAAATACATTAGCCTGGTCAAGATTGATGTTTTTGTTTTTGAATTTGGCAACAATGGCTAGAGCTTCCTTTTCCCCTTCAGCCGGGTTTTTCAATAAAAAATATTCTTGGGCAATATGGTATCTGATATTGGCCTCGTTACCGGCAGCCGGATGCTTGAAGAACAAACTTATCGCTTTCCTGTACGATGACATTCCAAGGGTATATAATCCCATACGGTCAGCAGCCTCTCCAAAACCTATCCATGATTTTATGGCCAGATCGAAATGTCGTGACGTCAGGAAATATCGCTCAGCCAGGGCTTGGCAACGCTTAGCGGCCAAGGTGTCCCCTGCTTGTATGTAAGAGAGTCCAAGATATTTTAAACTTTGGTACTTAAGTGAATCCTCATGATCCTTCTCGCTAAGTTCAACCGCTTTCTTTATGGCGCCTATAGCACTGTCGAGATACACTTTTTTTTGTTCAATCAAGTATTGCCCGGCGTAAAATTTACGAAGTTTCTGGTACAAGCGAATCTTCGCGGTATCCGTTTTTTCCAGCTTAAGTGCACCCTTGAGGTCACTACCATTCATGGGATAAAGCGCCTGCCCTCTTGATGATAATGTCAGTAACAACAGCAACGCGCTAACATACGTTGATATACCGTAAAAAGAACCAGCCGGGCTAAGCCTTCCCAATTGTAATCCAGTAATTATCTGTCTATATAAAGAGGTCTTCGGTTTCATTTTTTAAAGAAACTTACCGAAAGGTAACGAAAAAACTTCAAATTAAAGTTTATAGAGCATTAAATCTGCCTTTGACCTTTACCGACGATAACGGTATTATCATATAAAAATTGAAATATCACAGATGCAGGAAGGGCTAACGTGGTTGTACGGCTGAACCGCGCAATGTTAACACCAAGAAATTTGCCTGAGTAATCAAATACCGGACCACCTGCATCATTTGCTTCAAGGACGCAGTCGTGAGCGAACACTTTCTGGAAGCCATCTCTTCGTATACTCTTGCCTCCTTTAAAGTGGTCGGCAGGGTGTGTAGTTAGGTTTAAAGGCCAATTACCTAAGACGACCTTAAGGTCAATACGCTGGTTCGCTCGTAATATCTCAAACGCGGTGGTATCGCCGGGCCATAGATCACTTAAAACGGCACCAAAGTCCTCCGGTCTTTCCATTACTCTACCCTGAATAACTTTTATCGTATCGCCAACTTTAATTCCGTATAAGGATGCCGGAGAACCGTCAAGTACGTTGCTAACTGGAAAAGGCCGATGTCTTACATCAATAAAAGCACCGAGATAGCCGAGGCTAAATTTTTTTGGTAATGCGAAAACCGAAGCTCCGGCTATGCCTTTCATGGGTTGGCGCTGACTGTTGAGGCAAAAAAGGTGCTGACCCGCATACACTGTATCGAATTGCTCTTTGTTGAATATCTCATCCCGCGATGGGTATATTGATTGCGGGGAAACACTCAACAGAATCAGATCATTTCGTTTGTCCCTTGCTACAATATTTGCGTCATTGCTGTTTCCGTCATTAAAAATAACTCTCACCTTATTTCCTACTTCAGAACTTTTGGATATGACAAAAATGGAAGTTGACATCTTCGACTTTTGATCTGTCCTGATGACAGTACCAAGTAATTGTTTTTCGGTACCATTGACAATGCTTTTTACTGTTGCGGTAAATTGAGTAGCCTTCTTTTTCACGTTTGTCTGCAGATGAACCAAATCTTTAATAAGCATGGCTGGCTTAAAAGATTTTTGGATTAGACTATCCTTTGTCATCGGAAATGCATCATATGTCACCGGAATTTTTAACGAGGACCAGTACCGGCGGTAAATGTCTACGGGAACATCAAAATTAATGTCTTCAGGTATATCTATCGCACTATGCAGACCTATCACCTGCCCTGCAACATTAAATAACGGCCCGCCTGAATCTCCGGGCTCCATCTTGCAGCTTGATTGGATCATACCTTGCTCAGTAGCTGGCACGGTGATTTGCCCCAGACGAACGGTAGGAAAATTTAGAGCCAAAGTCTCAGGATAAGAGATGCTGATGCATTTTTGGTGCAAACGCAGCTCTCGGCTGGTCCCTATTTCTGCAAATGGATAGACCCCCTCGCCCAAAATTTTCATCATCGACACGTCCGGTAACTGAGGAGTAGCCGAAAACATTATTCTTCCTAAAGCCTGAGCTATAACCATTTTCCCATCAGGGAAGTTTACGCTGTAAATGTTGCCAGGAATGGTGGTGTGCGCTACTGTCAGAATATAACCGTCTTTTGTCACTACTACACCGCTAAATTGCGGGCCCGCCTGTCGATTTACCACGGTGTCGAAGGCAAACATCCTTACACATGCGGGCGAAACCTTTTTAATGACTTCCGACAATTTTGTTACATGCATGGCATTTATCGATCGCTTTTTCTGAGCTAGAATGGAATCAGGTAATATAAGGTAGGTTAAAATACCGATACCAATTTTGCAGAGTAAAGTTATTCGATGGCAATA is a window of Mucilaginibacter terrenus DNA encoding:
- a CDS encoding S1C family serine protease gives rise to the protein MSTRLGQYCHRITLLCKIGIGILTYLILPDSILAQKKRSINAMHVTKLSEVIKKVSPACVRMFAFDTVVNRQAGPQFSGVVVTKDGYILTVAHTTIPGNIYSVNFPDGKMVIAQALGRIMFSATPQLPDVSMMKILGEGVYPFAEIGTSRELRLHQKCISISYPETLALNFPTVRLGQITVPATEQGMIQSSCKMEPGDSGGPLFNVAGQVIGLHSAIDIPEDINFDVPVDIYRRYWSSLKIPVTYDAFPMTKDSLIQKSFKPAMLIKDLVHLQTNVKKKATQFTATVKSIVNGTEKQLLGTVIRTDQKSKMSTSIFVISKSSEVGNKVRVIFNDGNSNDANIVARDKRNDLILLSVSPQSIYPSRDEIFNKEQFDTVYAGQHLFCLNSQRQPMKGIAGASVFALPKKFSLGYLGAFIDVRHRPFPVSNVLDGSPASLYGIKVGDTIKVIQGRVMERPEDFGAVLSDLWPGDTTAFEILRANQRIDLKVVLGNWPLNLTTHPADHFKGGKSIRRDGFQKVFAHDCVLEANDAGGPVFDYSGKFLGVNIARFSRTTTLALPASVIFQFLYDNTVIVGKGQRQI